One Microbacterium trichothecenolyticum DNA window includes the following coding sequences:
- a CDS encoding LacI family DNA-binding transcriptional regulator, with protein sequence MSTRRATISDVAREAGVSPSTASVVFSGKTPTSEATRARVLAAAQTLGYTGPDPRAASLRRGRSGIVGVVFDQHLGTAFLDPVTTHMMDGLADGVSRLGAALLLLRDDGETVSEPSLHTAPIDAAVLIGCSPRMRDSLEIVRSRGIPVVVVEGDAGDGIPRVLLDNTDAQSAAARHLADLGHHDVVLVTLPIDMSRRRGWIAADDVVRVDVTADRLAGARRVFPDAPALAAATSSIDEGAIAGRTIFADADRRPTAIIAQSDLLAAGVIRAAEEAGLRVPEDVSVTGFDGVVVDGLAPHVLTTLVQPATAKGRAAGDAVAAMLEDAVPSGLELECAFREGTTTAPPRTT encoded by the coding sequence GTGAGCACACGCCGCGCCACCATCAGCGACGTCGCCCGAGAGGCGGGCGTCTCACCGTCGACCGCGTCGGTGGTCTTCAGCGGTAAGACCCCGACCTCCGAGGCGACGCGGGCCCGCGTGCTCGCCGCCGCCCAGACCCTGGGTTACACCGGCCCAGACCCTCGCGCCGCGTCGCTGCGGCGCGGTCGTTCGGGAATCGTGGGCGTGGTCTTCGACCAGCACCTGGGCACGGCCTTCCTCGACCCCGTGACGACGCACATGATGGACGGGCTCGCCGACGGTGTGTCGCGACTGGGCGCCGCCCTGCTGCTTCTGCGCGACGACGGCGAGACGGTGAGCGAACCCTCGCTGCACACCGCTCCGATAGACGCCGCCGTGCTCATCGGCTGCAGCCCGCGCATGCGCGACTCGCTCGAGATCGTCCGCAGCCGCGGCATCCCTGTCGTGGTCGTCGAGGGCGACGCCGGCGACGGGATTCCCCGGGTCCTCCTCGACAACACCGACGCGCAGTCCGCCGCGGCACGGCATCTCGCCGATCTCGGACACCACGACGTCGTGCTCGTGACACTGCCGATCGACATGTCGCGCCGGCGGGGGTGGATCGCGGCCGACGACGTCGTGCGGGTCGACGTCACGGCCGACCGCCTCGCGGGAGCACGACGGGTGTTCCCCGACGCCCCCGCCCTGGCGGCGGCGACCAGCTCCATCGACGAGGGAGCGATCGCGGGCCGGACGATCTTCGCCGACGCCGACCGGCGTCCCACCGCGATCATCGCGCAGAGCGATCTGCTCGCGGCCGGGGTGATCCGGGCGGCCGAGGAGGCGGGACTGCGGGTTCCCGAAGATGTGAGCGTCACGGGCTTCGACGGTGTCGTCGTCGACGGCCTGGCACCCCACGTGCTCACGACGCTGGTGCAACCGGCGACCGCCAAGGGGCGGGCGGCGGGCGACGCCGTCGCGGCGATGCTCGAGGACGCCGTGCCGTCGGGGCTCGAGCTCGAGTGCGCGTTCCGCGAGGGAACGACGACCGCCCCACCGCGTACCACATGA
- a CDS encoding MFS transporter, translating into MHSTLTRSQLMRWHIAICAIFLASGLSISTWASRVPAIRESLDIENSGVGLLLLGMGVASIVGLSVAPAVMARLGARTGMLVALVLVGVGLAIIGFGADSLQLFGVALVGLALFGFGNGAVDVMMNVEGAALEKATGRTIMPLLHAFFSFGTVIGAGLGFVAVSLGIPVVAHCAAMGLIIAVVAFVSVANVPRTETAMDAPADEERAHWRERLAASLQAWREPRTYTLGVIMLGMAFAEGSANDWLPSAVVYGHGAPEEAGPAVLAVFSVAMTVGRIAGGPVVDRLGRVLVLRVLAGAAAAGLLLFILAPFGPLVFVGAALWGLGASLGFPIGMSAAADDPAKAASRVAAAATIGYVAFLCGPPVLGWVGDHIGLLNTLLIVVGLIVASGLFSGAAKPLVVEDAPTDDAHRR; encoded by the coding sequence ATGCATTCCACGCTGACCCGTTCCCAGCTCATGCGCTGGCACATCGCGATCTGCGCCATCTTCCTGGCGAGCGGCCTCAGCATCTCGACGTGGGCCTCGCGAGTGCCCGCCATCCGCGAATCACTCGATATCGAGAACTCCGGCGTCGGTCTGCTCCTGCTGGGCATGGGTGTGGCATCCATCGTCGGACTGTCGGTCGCCCCCGCCGTCATGGCCCGTCTGGGCGCTCGAACCGGCATGCTCGTCGCGCTGGTGCTCGTGGGCGTGGGTCTGGCGATCATCGGGTTCGGCGCCGACTCGCTGCAGCTGTTCGGGGTGGCCCTTGTCGGACTCGCCCTGTTCGGCTTCGGAAACGGGGCGGTCGACGTGATGATGAACGTCGAGGGGGCGGCGCTCGAGAAGGCCACGGGGCGCACCATCATGCCGTTGCTGCACGCCTTCTTCAGCTTCGGCACGGTCATCGGCGCCGGCCTCGGCTTCGTCGCGGTGAGCCTGGGCATCCCCGTCGTCGCGCACTGCGCGGCCATGGGCCTGATCATCGCCGTCGTGGCTTTCGTCTCGGTCGCCAACGTCCCGCGCACCGAGACGGCGATGGACGCTCCCGCCGACGAGGAACGCGCGCACTGGCGCGAGCGCCTCGCCGCTTCGCTGCAGGCCTGGCGCGAACCGCGCACCTACACGCTCGGCGTCATCATGCTCGGCATGGCTTTCGCCGAGGGCAGCGCCAACGACTGGCTGCCCTCCGCCGTCGTCTACGGTCACGGCGCGCCGGAAGAAGCGGGTCCGGCCGTGCTGGCGGTCTTCTCGGTCGCCATGACCGTCGGACGCATCGCGGGCGGGCCGGTGGTCGACCGACTCGGGCGGGTACTGGTGCTGCGGGTGCTGGCCGGCGCCGCCGCCGCCGGGCTGCTGCTGTTCATCCTCGCGCCGTTCGGCCCCCTGGTGTTCGTCGGCGCAGCACTGTGGGGCTTGGGCGCCTCGCTCGGCTTCCCGATCGGCATGTCGGCCGCCGCCGACGACCCCGCCAAGGCCGCGTCGCGCGTGGCAGCGGCCGCGACCATCGGCTACGTCGCGTTCCTCTGCGGGCCGCCCGTGCTCGGATGGGTGGGAGACCACATCGGACTGCTGAACACCCTGCTCATCGTGGTCGGCCTGATCGTGGCATCCGGTCTCTTCTCGGGCGCCGCAAAGCCCCTCGTCGTCGAGGACGCCCCGACCGACGACGCCCACCGCCGCTGA